The following proteins are co-located in the Streptomyces sp. DT2A-34 genome:
- the frr gene encoding ribosome recycling factor → MIEETLLEAEEKMEKAVVVAKEDFAAIRTGRAHPAMFNKIVADYYGAPTPINQLASFSVPEPRMAVVTPFDKTALRNIEQAIRDSDLGVNPSNDGNIIRVVFPELTEERRRDYIKVAKGKAEDARVSIRSVRRKAKDAIDKLIKDGEIGEDEGRRAEKELDDTTHKYVAQVDELLKHKEAELLEV, encoded by the coding sequence GTGATCGAAGAGACCCTCCTCGAGGCCGAGGAGAAGATGGAGAAGGCCGTCGTGGTCGCCAAGGAGGACTTCGCCGCGATCCGCACCGGCCGTGCGCACCCGGCGATGTTCAACAAGATCGTGGCCGACTACTACGGCGCGCCGACGCCGATCAACCAGCTGGCTTCGTTCTCCGTGCCGGAGCCGCGCATGGCGGTCGTGACCCCGTTCGACAAGACCGCGCTGCGCAACATCGAGCAGGCGATCCGGGACTCCGACCTGGGCGTCAACCCGAGCAACGACGGCAACATCATCCGAGTGGTGTTCCCCGAGCTCACCGAGGAGCGCCGCCGCGACTACATCAAGGTCGCCAAGGGCAAGGCCGAGGACGCTCGTGTGTCCATCCGCTCAGTCCGCCGCAAGGCCAAGGACGCCATCGACAAGCTGATCAAGGACGGCGAGATCGGCGAGGACGAGGGCCGCCGTGCGGAGAAGGAGCTCGACGACACCACGCACAAGTACGTCGCTCAGGTGGACGAGCTCCTCAAGCACAAGGAAGCGGAGCTGCTCGAGGTCTGA
- the pyrH gene encoding UMP kinase codes for MTTKAQKSDDGKVRGRYLLKLSGEAFSGGGGLGVDPDVVHKIAREIAAVVRDGAQIAVVIGGGNFFRGAELQQRGMDRARSDYMGMLGTVMNCLALQDFLEKEGIDSRVQTAITMGQVAEPYIPLRAVRHLEKGRVVIFGAGMGMPYFSTDTTAAQRALEIDAEALLMGKNGVDGVYDSDPKANPDAVKFDSLGYGEVITRDLKVADMTAITLCRDNKLPILVFELLAEGNIARAVKGEKIGTLVGEQGSQG; via the coding sequence ATGACCACCAAGGCCCAGAAGAGCGACGACGGCAAAGTACGCGGCCGGTATCTGCTGAAGCTGTCCGGAGAGGCCTTCTCCGGCGGCGGGGGCCTCGGCGTCGACCCCGACGTGGTGCACAAGATCGCCCGCGAGATCGCCGCCGTCGTCCGCGACGGGGCGCAGATCGCGGTCGTCATCGGCGGCGGCAACTTCTTCCGCGGCGCCGAACTCCAGCAGCGCGGCATGGACCGGGCCCGCTCCGACTACATGGGCATGCTCGGCACCGTGATGAACTGCCTCGCCCTCCAGGACTTCCTGGAGAAGGAGGGCATCGACAGCCGGGTCCAGACCGCCATCACCATGGGCCAGGTCGCCGAGCCGTACATCCCGCTGCGCGCCGTACGGCACCTGGAGAAGGGCCGCGTGGTCATCTTCGGCGCCGGTATGGGCATGCCGTACTTCTCCACCGACACCACCGCCGCCCAGCGCGCCCTGGAGATCGACGCCGAGGCGCTGCTGATGGGCAAGAACGGCGTGGACGGGGTCTACGACTCCGACCCGAAGGCCAACCCGGACGCCGTCAAGTTCGACTCTCTCGGCTACGGCGAGGTCATCACCCGCGACCTCAAGGTCGCCGACATGACCGCGATCACGCTGTGCCGGGACAACAAGCTCCCGATCCTCGTCTTCGAGCTCCTGGCGGAGGGCAATATCGCCCGCGCCGTCAAGGGTGAGAAGATCGGCACGCTTGTGGGTGAGCAGGGCAGCCAGGGCTGA